DNA sequence from the Lynx canadensis isolate LIC74 chromosome B2, mLynCan4.pri.v2, whole genome shotgun sequence genome:
AGTTAGCCACTTAACAGTAAGGAATAGGTACCATTATTGCCATTCTACGACAAACAAAGCAACAGATCCAAAATAAAGCTAGCTGTTTAAACATCGTTTAGTCTCTATTGTATCCTGCCTCCCTGCTTGAAGAGTCCGGTTAATAATTACCCTATGGATTACCTCATTGGTTCAAGTCTTTGGTGAAGTAGGCATTGTTCTGCGGCCAAGAGAAGGAACAGTGATCCAAGGATGATGTTTCCGACTTTAAGTATCAATTGATTCAACAGTATTTATCAGCTGCCTACCCTGTGCCAACCGCTAACCTAGGATCCGGGGACTCGGTGAACAGCCCTGTCATCAGAGTTCACATTCCAGGGAAGACAACATATAAACAAATGTCAAGTAGTAATaagtgccatgaagaaaaataatgcaaaataaggAGCAAAGAGTGCTTGTTAATACACCCCAGCTTTTCTCTATAGTTGCCATTGTAGTTCTCGGATTCCCAAGGAGGAACCACATATGTTCCTCATTTAAGAGAAACAATAACATActagttgctttttgtttttaattttttttttcaacgtttatttattttggggacagagagagacagagcatgaacgggggaggggcagagagagagggagacacagaatcggaaacaggctccaggctctgagccatcagctcagagcctgacgcggggctcgaaatcccggaccgcgagatcgtgacctggccgaagtcggacgcttaaccgactgcgccacccaggcgcccccatactagttgcttttattttttccaacaagCTTCAAAGGACAGCGCTTTGGGGTATTTGGGGAATATGTAAATAAGGAACAAGAGAGTGAATGAAAGTGAGAAATGATGAAGCAAAAAGGAAGCTGCTTCCACACACCAACTGATTTGccataggttttatttttattattattattgacacTTTCTTATTGTTACAAAGGAAAGGATGTTAAGGATGTAGAAAGGGAGGCCATGCATACAAAGGAACACAGCATCACTTTACATCTCAGGAAGCAGTGAGCATCTGATGGGTCTTTGgggaaatcagaaaaggaaagggaaaaatccaataaaaagaaagaccaatttagagacaaaaagagagactACGAAATGCAACATCTTCCTGGAACCACAGTAGAGAGGCTAAACgaggtcttcatttccttttcagggACCATAAAGTCTCTGGGAAAAGAGAGGTGGGAAGAACCAGTTCTTCAGAAAAATTACTAGGTTCACAGAATGAGTGAGTGATTTAGACAGCCATTGACAAATGTGAGGAAAcagttgtgttttggttttgacGGTGGGCAACGGGTGGTAATAATATCATAGGGCGGACATTTATGGAATCACAGCAACTACATGCCAAAAACCATGCTAGGCTCTTTACAGAGTGATTCCTAATCATTGCAGCAGTCCCATAAGGtaggtattattgttattatcaccATCAGCATCATGCCAGTCTTGCAAAGGAGGACACTGGACTACAGATTAAGTAGCTGTCCTAGGTGCACAGCCAGAAAGTGGCAGGGTTGGGAAAGGAACCCAaggcttccaggctctgaagtCAAAGTGTTTTTTCCACATCCCTACTTATCCATGCTACAAATTTCACAGAGGGTTTCGGTGAGAGTGACTTGGGAGTTTACAAGGTCCCAGTGAAGGTTAAAGAACAGTAAGGAGACTCAGATCTGAGCAGGGTACTTTTCACAGAGTTATTGGATCTTGCCCCTAGAATTTCTAgggaatggaaaggagagaaaataggaaagaagcaGTGAAGATGGCAGGTGGTAATTTTGTTTGGGGGGTTTCTTTGAGGAAGGGAACTGGAAGGGAACAGTCAGGTCCTATGGTGAATTCTAGGCAGCAATCCGGTAGTTGGGGTGGACCTGGGGCCTGACGTCACAGACCATGCCAAGAAGTTGGGCCAGGACGCGTTCACGGTTTCTCTGCTGGGAGCTCTGCATGCCCTGTACCTGGCGTCTCGTAGCCTGCTCCACCTCAGCTGAGAGGTTCCCCTGGGAGCCCATGGCCTGGGGGatcgggaaaggggcagaagacagaaaggcaaaagcagaaacacagaaagaaggGTACAGGTATGTGGAGGAAAAAGTCCTGGAGCAAGGCTAGGAAGAAAAGCCCTTGCCAAAACCACCCCCATCCCATGGAAATATCCAGACACCAAAGAAAGCAACACAATTCCCTTTCCTTTGAGATTTGACATGCAACTTCATCCTAAAACAACTGGAAAACCCCCACTACCTCACCACACGTGACCATAAAACTTTGCCTTCCACCCCAAATGACATCGTACTCCACACAGACGGTGGcaagtcccctcccccccccgccccacaagCCATCCAAGTCTTTCAAAACTCTCAGATTCTCATACATCTCACATACCTTGAACAATAACGTGGTCCCTGCCAAGGGTCCCCTTCAGCCCTTTACCATCTTGTTTTTTTCTAGGGTCACCCCATACACACCTCATCAGATGCACCCACCAACTTGCACCCCAGGATCCCATTTCAACTCTCCCACAACGCACCGCCTGCTGCTTGCTCTGGAATTCCTGCTCTCGCTCTCGACGGTAATGCTCCACC
Encoded proteins:
- the ATP6V1G2 gene encoding V-type proton ATPase subunit G 2 isoform X2; amino-acid sequence: MKRIKNHGENGKPKLNHGKARRLKQAKEEAQMEVEHYRREREQEFQSKQQAAMGSQGNLSAEVEQATRRQVQGMQSSQQRNRERVLAQLLGMVCDVRPQVHPNYRIAA
- the ATP6V1G2 gene encoding V-type proton ATPase subunit G 2 isoform X1; amino-acid sequence: MASQSQGIQQLLQAEKRAAEKVADARKRKARRLKQAKEEAQMEVEHYRREREQEFQSKQQAAMGSQGNLSAEVEQATRRQVQGMQSSQQRNRERVLAQLLGMVCDVRPQVHPNYRIAA